Proteins encoded together in one Janthinobacterium tructae window:
- a CDS encoding ShlB/FhaC/HecB family hemolysin secretion/activation protein yields the protein MNYRLVRLLAGSALLFCAACANAQTPTADSAVPLFDIASYEVSGDTLLGPQLVQSLVAPFAGPQRDFGAIQQAVEALENAYRARGYTLVQVALPEQELAHGAVRLEVVQTQVGKVAITGNQYVDDANVRRALPALVEGQTPNMLALGQSLKLANENPARKLEVKLAGGEADGTVDASIAVADERAWKATLNLDNTGSKDSGKTHAGVVLQHANLWGRDHVASLQYTTSLEHANQVGVYGLGYHVPLYALGDSLDFFASYSNVDSGSVAAGIFDLAVSGRGTTAGARYNQNFGKRDNYEPKLVYGLDFKAYRNSLQFFGMELGTNVTVHPVSIGYIGAWSLPRGEASVGLTLARNIPGGKNGSQQDFTLARVGAKAAYSTLRLSASHAQVLDNDWQWRALFNGQYTPDALVPGEQFGVGGAATVRGFLEREVANDSGANLNLELYTPNWCGDGGYQCRALAFYDTAWVRRNHGLPGEIDSMAIGSAGLGLRILLNRYANLQLDYAHVVNPGQTGRRDANRLHFRVALSY from the coding sequence ATGAATTATCGTCTGGTGCGCCTGCTTGCAGGTTCCGCGCTGTTGTTCTGCGCGGCATGCGCAAACGCCCAAACCCCCACCGCCGACAGTGCCGTCCCGCTGTTTGATATCGCCAGCTACGAGGTCAGCGGCGACACCCTGCTGGGGCCGCAACTGGTGCAATCGCTGGTGGCGCCGTTCGCTGGCCCGCAGCGCGACTTTGGCGCCATCCAGCAAGCCGTCGAGGCGCTGGAAAACGCCTACCGCGCGCGCGGCTACACGCTGGTGCAGGTGGCCTTGCCCGAGCAGGAGCTGGCCCATGGCGCCGTGCGCCTGGAAGTGGTGCAGACGCAGGTTGGCAAGGTGGCCATCACCGGCAACCAGTATGTCGATGACGCCAATGTACGGCGCGCCTTGCCGGCCCTGGTCGAAGGGCAGACGCCGAACATGCTGGCCTTGGGGCAAAGTCTGAAGCTGGCCAATGAAAATCCGGCCCGCAAGCTCGAAGTCAAGCTGGCTGGCGGCGAGGCCGACGGCACGGTCGACGCCAGCATCGCGGTGGCGGACGAACGTGCCTGGAAAGCCACGCTCAACCTCGACAATACCGGCAGCAAGGACTCCGGCAAGACCCACGCCGGCGTGGTGCTGCAGCATGCCAACCTGTGGGGCCGCGATCATGTGGCCAGCCTGCAATACACCACCTCGCTAGAGCACGCCAACCAGGTCGGCGTGTACGGCCTCGGCTACCACGTGCCGCTGTATGCGCTGGGCGACTCGCTGGACTTTTTTGCCAGTTATTCGAACGTCGATTCGGGCAGCGTCGCGGCCGGTATCTTCGACCTGGCTGTCAGCGGCCGCGGCACCACCGCCGGCGCGCGCTACAACCAGAACTTCGGCAAGCGCGACAACTATGAACCCAAGCTGGTGTATGGCCTGGACTTCAAGGCCTACCGCAACAGCCTGCAGTTCTTCGGCATGGAGCTGGGTACCAACGTGACGGTGCACCCCGTCAGCATCGGCTATATCGGCGCCTGGAGCTTGCCACGTGGCGAGGCCAGCGTAGGCCTGACCCTGGCGCGCAATATTCCCGGCGGCAAGAATGGCAGCCAGCAGGATTTTACGCTCGCACGTGTCGGCGCCAAGGCCGCCTACAGCACCTTGCGCCTGAGCGCCAGTCATGCCCAGGTGCTGGATAACGACTGGCAATGGCGCGCGTTGTTCAACGGCCAGTACACGCCCGATGCGCTGGTGCCGGGCGAGCAGTTCGGCGTCGGCGGCGCGGCCACCGTGCGCGGCTTCCTGGAACGCGAAGTGGCGAACGATTCCGGCGCCAACCTGAATCTGGAACTGTACACGCCGAACTGGTGCGGCGATGGCGGCTACCAGTGCCGCGCGCTGGCGTTTTATGACACGGCCTGGGTGCGCCGCAATCACGGCTTGCCCGGTGAAATCGACAGCATGGCGATCGGCTCGGCGGGCCTGGGCCTGCGCATCCTGCTGAACCGCTACGCCAACCTGCAACTGGACTATGCGCATGTGGTCAACCCCGGCCAGACGGGGCGCCGCGACGCCAACCGCCTGCATTTCAGAGTTGCGCTGTCGTACTGA
- a CDS encoding YDG domain-containing protein yields MTKQKPLRSLPAGGPVEPPLRRTALALLIAACFSAAHANPVLPQVVHGQATFNQQGNLFTITNTPNTIINWQSFSVNPGEITRFLQQNAGSSVLNRITGQDPSKILGSLQSNGKVFLINPNGVLFGRDARVDVAGLVASSLALSNQDFLAGKMHFNAGEQAGAVINQGTIHAGSGGQILLIAPNVENSGIITAPNGDVLLAAGHSVQLADAANPDLRVVLSAPADQAINVGQIVAQGGRIGMAGALLNQRGVLNANSAVVGENGKIVLKATGKALLENGSVTSATSAVGKGGEITVLGDQVGMQGNARVDASGATGGGTVLLGGDYQGKNPAIANARQVAVGKDATIAADAIQSGDGGKVIVWGNETARVFGSISARGGAATGNGGLVETSGHYLAVDGARVDTRARAARGKTGDWLLDPYDIDVVAGNGGALSGVNDFADAPTTGTTTIGAGLISTATSNVVLQAQHDINFNAAVAITQASVGLTAQAGNSINVNQAITTNGGALILSANDNGGATAQGSSAVLHVDAALSSQGGNVALTGADIAFGVAGSLNVGGGNAELRANKFDGRIVLNGSGGQIVGTAVGQTLLLQADNMNLQGGVAYGGEAGGAAVTLRAESANREINLGSKASGKLSLSSADLNAISAANLTLGHAAMTGAIGVDQAVTVASGATGPATLQLVTGGAIAIDHALAVAGSLSLTAGSTVSAAGAVNVGATFRLASGTWTQNTTGLPAFSAGNFIIAPGASFLRATNGDGSAGAPYVIADVYGLQGIASLDLSNSYRLAGNIDASGTGAWNDGAGFRPIAHSDSGGFSGVLDGAGYAISGLQIHGESAPNGNLNTGLFGKLGNGTTGTVRQLNLLGGNVSGNNNVGAVAGVVAAGGTIEQVQSSMSVAGQDGVGGLAGINQGRIAVSYASGGVRGARNLGGLVGSNQGTLADVYATGAVGAAGNADAGITREHIGGLAGENTGSISNAYASGAIAGGGFSAVGGLVGSNSGALASTYWNIDSSGQADDGGISIGRTAAQMSRLSSFDGFAFGASPIWRIYDGYTTPMLKAFLKPLQVTAAGQPASQVYDGQFASFNGTLAYLGLLDGDTAANGSLGFQSARNVGNYDVTGLWSTKYDISLGGTTTLAITPRALTVSVGGSKVYDGQLGFANATFSLGNTVSGDTVGVTGSAQFVDKNAGSVKAVNLSELTLSGDAMGNYSLAATAIGTAEITQRTLSLAFAGANKVYDRDTAAVVTITDNRIANDVLTATAIGEFADKNAGGNKVVTVRNASLSGADANNYVLASTTGATSATITQRELALGFTAAGKTYDGGIAASLTIADNRIANDVLTATAIGEFADKNAGGNKVVTVRNASLSGADANNYVLASTTGATNATITQRELALGFTAAGKTYDGGIAASLTIADNRIANDVLTATAIGEFANKNAGGNKVVTVRNASLSGADANNYVLASTTGATNATITQRELALGFTAAGKTYDGGIAVSLTIADNRIANDVLTATAIGEFADKNAGGNKVVTVRNASLSGADANNYVLASTTGATSATITQRELALGFTAAGKTYDGGIAASLTIADNRIANDVLTATAIGEFADKNAGGNKVVTVRNASLSGADANNYVLASTTGATSATITQRELALGFTAAGKTYDGGIAASLTIADNRIANDVLTATAIGEFADKNAGGNKVVTVRNASLSGTDAANYVLTSTTGATNATITQRELALGFAAAGKTYDGNTAATLAITDNRIANDVLTATAIGEFADKNAGGNKVVTVRNASLSGADATNYVLASTTGATSATITQRELALGFAAAGKTYDGNTAATLAITDNRIANDVLTATASGAFADKNAGSNKVVTVQNASLSGADAANYVLTSTTGATNATITQRELALGFTAAGKTYDGGIAASLTIADNRIANDVLTATAIGEFAGKNAGSNKVVTVQNASLSGADAANYVLTSTTGATSASITQRELALGFAAAGKTYDGNTAASLTITDNRIANDVLTATASGAFADKNAGGNKVVTVRNASLSGADANNYVLASTTGATSATITQRELALGFTAAGKTYDGNTAATLAITDNRIANDVLTATAIGAFADKNAGSNKVVTVQNASLSGADAANYVLTSTTGATNATITQRELALGFAAAGKTYDGNTAATLAITDNRIANDVLMATAIGEFANKNAGGNKVVTVHNASLSGTDAANYVLTSTTGATSATITQRELALGFAAAGKTYDGNTAATLAITDNRIANDVLTATASGAFADKNAGANKAVTVQNASLSGADAANYVLTSTTGATSATITQRELALGFTAAGKTYDGNSAASLTITDNRIANDVLTATASGAFADKNAGSNKVVTVQNASLSGTDAANYVLTSTTGATSATITQRELALGFTAAGKTYDGNSAASLTITDNRIANDVLTATASGAFADKNAGSNKVVTVQNASLSGLDASNYTLGTTGGTAMASIAQRTLNLGYTGVDKVYDGVTGAQVAISDDRIAGDVLSALASAAFADKNAGSGKTITVQNASLSGNDAGNYRLANTTGATTATIARAALTLASVSASDKVYDGTQVANVSGTVAGVIGQDAVSLAGGSGTFADRNYGSGKTVNVSGFGLSGADAGNYALTSSGGVAQASIAQRALSTWIGAAGGLWSDAANWEGGVAPSGANVLAADFAASTGNVVYTAAAGDTVLDRLSSRGGLNLTGGSLLVNNALTVANYAQTGGLLGGLGNMTVSNSFSQSAGAIHIGGNLAVTQAAGDLRFAALTANAISLNAGAGSISQSGAVVAGSLATQSQTGTVLNDAGNRVKNFSAGNSGAGGIALTSTSAPDVLVLGSLATGSGDVRIESTGGIESHAISTTGGNVSLIAHSPVNVQGVVQGNDVTVDASTDVAFGDGARINAARTIAVTAGSGVTFAGAATLDVQATGAINVLAKNGDLTAAETVRINSRGAPVSLLAPNGRVNVPASVLVAAPVTTPVVPPSIIISAVNTLPALSAQYNPLNQFTTPNNVVTPLLAGTTSKESTKEATDDAQNGIKKTYCN; encoded by the coding sequence ATGACCAAACAAAAACCATTGCGCAGCTTGCCTGCTGGCGGCCCTGTCGAGCCGCCGCTGCGCCGCACCGCGCTGGCGCTCCTGATTGCCGCCTGTTTCAGCGCCGCTCACGCCAATCCGGTCTTGCCGCAAGTGGTGCATGGCCAGGCCACGTTCAACCAGCAGGGCAATCTGTTTACGATCACGAACACGCCCAATACCATCATCAACTGGCAGAGCTTTTCCGTCAATCCGGGCGAAATCACGCGCTTTCTTCAGCAAAACGCCGGTAGTAGCGTACTCAACCGCATCACCGGACAAGACCCCAGCAAGATCCTCGGCTCGCTGCAATCGAACGGCAAGGTGTTCCTGATCAATCCGAACGGCGTGCTGTTCGGCCGTGATGCGCGGGTTGACGTGGCGGGCCTGGTGGCGTCCAGCCTGGCGCTGTCGAACCAGGATTTCCTGGCCGGCAAGATGCATTTCAATGCCGGCGAGCAGGCCGGCGCCGTCATCAACCAGGGAACCATCCATGCCGGCAGCGGCGGGCAGATTCTGCTGATCGCGCCGAACGTGGAAAACAGCGGCATCATCACCGCGCCGAACGGCGACGTGCTGCTGGCCGCCGGCCACAGCGTGCAACTGGCCGACGCCGCCAACCCCGACTTGCGCGTGGTGCTGTCGGCCCCCGCGGACCAGGCCATCAATGTGGGCCAGATCGTGGCGCAGGGCGGGCGCATCGGCATGGCCGGCGCGCTGCTGAACCAGCGTGGCGTGCTCAACGCCAATAGCGCGGTGGTGGGAGAGAACGGCAAGATCGTGTTGAAAGCCACCGGCAAGGCGCTGCTGGAAAACGGCAGCGTCACCAGCGCCACTAGTGCCGTGGGCAAGGGCGGCGAGATAACCGTGCTGGGCGACCAGGTCGGCATGCAAGGCAACGCCAGAGTGGACGCCAGCGGCGCCACGGGCGGCGGTACGGTGCTGCTGGGCGGTGACTACCAGGGCAAAAACCCGGCGATTGCCAATGCGCGCCAGGTGGCCGTCGGCAAGGATGCCACCATCGCCGCCGACGCGATTCAAAGCGGCGACGGCGGCAAGGTCATCGTCTGGGGCAACGAGACGGCGCGCGTGTTCGGCAGCATTTCGGCGCGCGGCGGCGCTGCCACGGGCAACGGCGGCCTGGTGGAAACGTCGGGGCACTACCTGGCCGTCGATGGCGCCAGGGTCGATACGCGCGCCCGCGCGGCGCGCGGCAAGACGGGCGACTGGCTGCTCGATCCGTATGACATCGACGTGGTCGCCGGCAATGGCGGCGCGCTGAGCGGCGTCAATGATTTTGCGGATGCGCCGACGACGGGCACCACCACTATCGGCGCCGGCCTGATTTCGACGGCCACCAGCAATGTGGTGCTGCAGGCGCAGCACGACATCAACTTCAACGCAGCCGTCGCCATCACCCAGGCCAGCGTGGGACTCACGGCGCAGGCTGGCAACAGCATCAACGTCAACCAGGCCATTACCACCAATGGCGGCGCGCTGATCCTGTCGGCCAACGACAATGGCGGCGCCACGGCACAAGGCAGCTCTGCCGTCTTGCATGTCGATGCGGCCCTCTCCAGCCAGGGCGGCAACGTTGCGCTGACGGGCGCCGATATCGCCTTCGGTGTGGCGGGCAGCTTGAATGTCGGCGGCGGCAATGCGGAACTGCGCGCCAACAAATTCGACGGACGCATCGTCCTCAATGGCAGCGGCGGACAGATCGTCGGCACGGCGGTGGGGCAGACATTGCTGTTGCAGGCCGATAACATGAATTTGCAGGGCGGCGTGGCCTACGGCGGTGAGGCGGGCGGCGCTGCGGTGACCTTGCGCGCGGAGTCGGCCAACCGTGAAATCAATCTCGGCAGCAAGGCGAGTGGCAAACTCAGCCTGTCCAGCGCCGACCTGAATGCCATTTCTGCAGCGAACCTAACGCTCGGCCATGCCGCCATGACAGGCGCCATCGGCGTCGACCAGGCGGTGACGGTGGCGAGCGGTGCCACGGGGCCGGCTACCTTGCAGCTGGTGACGGGCGGCGCCATCGCGATCGATCATGCGCTAGCTGTGGCCGGCAGCCTGAGCCTCACTGCGGGATCGACAGTCAGTGCGGCGGGCGCCGTCAATGTGGGGGCGACCTTCAGGTTGGCCAGCGGCACCTGGACGCAAAATACGACCGGCCTGCCAGCCTTTTCAGCCGGCAATTTCATCATCGCTCCCGGCGCCAGTTTCTTGCGCGCTACGAACGGCGACGGCAGCGCGGGCGCACCGTATGTCATCGCCGACGTGTATGGCTTGCAAGGCATCGCCAGCCTGGACCTGAGTAACAGTTATCGCCTGGCCGGCAATATCGACGCCAGCGGCACGGGCGCCTGGAATGACGGCGCCGGTTTTCGTCCCATCGCGCATAGCGACTCGGGTGGTTTTTCCGGGGTGCTGGACGGCGCCGGCTATGCCATCAGCGGCTTGCAGATCCACGGCGAGAGCGCGCCGAACGGCAACCTGAACACCGGCCTTTTCGGCAAGCTGGGTAACGGCACGACAGGCACGGTGCGCCAGTTGAACCTGCTCGGTGGCAATGTCAGCGGCAACAACAATGTGGGCGCCGTGGCCGGCGTGGTCGCTGCGGGCGGCACGATAGAGCAGGTACAAAGCAGCATGAGCGTGGCCGGCCAGGATGGCGTCGGCGGCCTGGCGGGCATTAACCAGGGCCGCATTGCTGTGTCGTACGCCAGCGGCGGCGTCAGGGGCGCACGCAATCTGGGCGGCCTGGTGGGCAGCAACCAGGGTACGCTGGCTGATGTCTACGCCACCGGCGCGGTCGGGGCGGCAGGCAATGCGGATGCCGGGATCACGCGCGAGCATATCGGCGGCCTGGCTGGCGAGAACACGGGCAGCATCAGCAATGCCTATGCCAGCGGCGCCATCGCTGGCGGGGGCTTCAGTGCGGTGGGTGGCTTGGTCGGCAGCAATAGCGGCGCCTTGGCGAGCACCTACTGGAATATCGACAGCTCCGGCCAGGCGGACGATGGCGGTATCAGTATCGGCCGCACGGCGGCGCAGATGTCGCGCCTGTCGAGCTTCGACGGTTTTGCCTTCGGCGCCTCGCCCATCTGGCGCATCTATGACGGCTACACGACGCCGATGCTGAAGGCTTTCCTGAAGCCGCTGCAAGTGACGGCGGCGGGCCAGCCTGCCAGCCAGGTCTACGATGGACAGTTCGCCAGCTTCAACGGCACGCTCGCCTATCTGGGCTTGCTCGATGGCGACACGGCGGCCAACGGCAGCCTTGGCTTCCAGTCGGCGCGCAATGTGGGCAACTACGATGTGACGGGCCTGTGGTCGACCAAGTACGACATCAGTCTGGGCGGCACGACCACCCTGGCCATCACGCCGCGCGCGTTGACGGTCAGCGTGGGCGGCAGCAAGGTGTATGACGGTCAGCTCGGCTTCGCCAACGCGACCTTCAGCCTGGGCAACACGGTCAGCGGCGATACCGTGGGCGTGACCGGCAGCGCGCAGTTCGTCGACAAGAACGCCGGCAGCGTCAAGGCCGTCAATCTCAGCGAACTGACCTTGTCCGGCGACGCGATGGGCAACTACAGCCTGGCTGCCACCGCCATCGGCACGGCCGAGATCACGCAACGTACCTTGAGCCTGGCCTTTGCCGGCGCCAATAAAGTCTACGATCGTGACACGGCAGCGGTCGTGACGATTACCGATAATCGTATCGCCAACGACGTGCTGACGGCAACGGCCATCGGCGAATTCGCTGACAAGAATGCCGGCGGCAACAAAGTCGTGACCGTGCGCAACGCCAGCCTGTCCGGCGCCGATGCCAACAACTACGTGCTGGCATCGACCACCGGCGCCACCAGCGCCACCATCACGCAACGCGAACTGGCGCTGGGCTTTACTGCCGCAGGCAAGACCTATGACGGCGGCATCGCCGCGTCATTGACGATTGCCGATAATCGTATCGCCAACGATGTGCTGACGGCAACGGCCATCGGCGAATTCGCCGACAAGAATGCCGGCGGCAACAAAGTCGTGACGGTGCGCAACGCCAGCCTGTCCGGCGCCGATGCCAACAACTACGTGCTGGCCTCGACCACCGGCGCCACCAACGCCACCATCACCCAGCGCGAACTGGCGCTGGGCTTTACTGCCGCAGGCAAGACCTATGACGGCGGCATCGCCGCGTCATTGACGATTGCCGATAATCGTATCGCCAACGATGTGCTGACGGCAACGGCCATCGGCGAATTCGCCAACAAGAATGCCGGCGGCAACAAAGTCGTGACGGTGCGCAACGCCAGCCTGTCCGGCGCCGATGCCAACAACTACGTGCTGGCCTCGACCACCGGCGCCACCAACGCCACCATCACGCAACGCGAACTGGCGCTGGGCTTCACTGCCGCAGGCAAGACCTATGACGGCGGCATCGCCGTGTCATTGACGATTGCCGATAATCGTATTGCCAACGACGTGCTGACGGCAACGGCCATCGGCGAATTCGCCGACAAGAATGCCGGCGGCAACAAAGTCGTGACGGTGCGCAACGCCAGCCTGTCCGGCGCCGATGCCAACAACTACGTGCTGGCCTCGACCACCGGCGCCACCAGCGCCACCATTACGCAGCGCGAACTGGCGCTGGGCTTCACTGCCGCAGGCAAGACCTATGACGGCGGCATCGCCGCGTCATTGACGATTGCCGATAATCGTATCGCCAACGATGTGCTGACGGCAACGGCCATCGGCGAATTCGCCGACAAGAATGCCGGCGGCAACAAAGTCGTGACGGTGCGCAACGCCAGCCTGTCCGGCGCCGATGCCAACAACTACGTGCTGGCCTCGACCACCGGCGCCACCAGCGCCACCATCACCCAGCGCGAACTGGCGCTGGGCTTCACTGCCGCAGGCAAGACCTATGACGGCGGCATCGCCGCGTCATTGACGATTGCCGATAATCGTATCGCCAACGACGTGCTGACGGCAACGGCCATCGGCGAATTCGCCGACAAGAATGCCGGCGGCAACAAAGTCGTGACGGTGCGCAACGCCAGCCTGTCCGGCACCGATGCCGCCAACTATGTGCTCACCTCGACCACCGGCGCCACCAACGCCACCATCACGCAACGCGAATTGGCATTGGGCTTTGCGGCAGCAGGCAAGACCTATGACGGCAACACCGCCGCCACGCTCGCCATCACTGACAACCGTATCGCCAACGACGTGCTGACGGCAACGGCCATCGGCGAATTCGCTGACAAGAATGCCGGCGGCAACAAAGTCGTGACCGTGCGCAACGCCAGCCTGTCCGGCGCCGATGCCACCAACTATGTGCTGGCCTCGACCACCGGCGCCACCAGCGCCACCATCACCCAGCGCGAACTGGCGCTGGGCTTTGCGGCAGCGGGCAAGACCTATGACGGCAACACCGCCGCCACGCTTGCCATCACCGACAACCGTATCGCCAACGACGTGCTGACGGCAACGGCCAGCGGCGCATTCGCTGACAAGAATGCCGGCAGCAACAAAGTCGTGACGGTGCAAAACGCCAGCCTGTCCGGCGCCGATGCCGCCAACTATGTGCTCACCTCGACCACCGGCGCCACCAACGCCACCATCACGCAACGCGAACTGGCGCTGGGCTTTACTGCCGCAGGCAAGACCTATGACGGCGGCATCGCCGCGTCATTGACGATTGCCGATAATCGTATCGCCAACGACGTGCTGACGGCAACGGCCATCGGCGAATTCGCTGGCAAGAATGCCGGCAGTAACAAAGTCGTGACGGTGCAAAACGCCAGCCTGTCCGGTGCCGATGCCGCCAACTATGTGCTCACCTCGACCACCGGCGCCACCAGCGCCAGCATCACCCAGCGCGAACTGGCGCTGGGCTTTGCGGCAGCGGGCAAGACCTATGACGGCAACACCGCCGCGTCATTGACGATTACCGATAATCGTATCGCCAACGACGTGCTGACGGCAACGGCCAGCGGCGCATTCGCCGACAAGAATGCCGGCGGCAACAAAGTCGTGACGGTGCGCAACGCCAGCCTGTCCGGCGCCGATGCCAACAACTATGTGCTGGCCTCGACCACCGGCGCCACCAGCGCCACCATTACCCAGCGCGAACTGGCGCTGGGCTTTACTGCCGCAGGCAAGACCTATGACGGCAACACCGCCGCCACGCTTGCCATCACCGACAACCGTATTGCCAACGACGTGCTGACGGCAACGGCCATCGGCGCATTCGCTGACAAGAATGCCGGCAGCAACAAAGTCGTGACGGTGCAAAACGCCAGCCTGTCCGGCGCCGATGCCGCCAACTATGTGCTCACCTCGACCACCGGCGCCACCAACGCCACCATCACGCAACGCGAACTGGCGCTGGGCTTTGCGGCAGCGGGCAAGACCTATGACGGCAACACCGCCGCCACGCTCGCCATCACTGACAACCGTATTGCCAACGACGTGCTGATGGCAACGGCCATCGGCGAATTCGCCAACAAGAATGCCGGCGGCAACAAAGTCGTGACGGTGCACAACGCCAGCCTGTCCGGCACCGATGCCGCCAACTATGTGCTCACCTCGACCACCGGCGCCACCAGCGCCACCATTACGCAACGCGAACTGGCGCTTGGCTTTGCGGCAGCGGGCAAGACCTATGACGGCAATACCGCCGCCACGCTCGCCATCACCGACAACCGTATCGCCAACGACGTGCTGACGGCAACGGCCAGCGGCGCATTTGCTGACAAGAATGCCGGTGCCAATAAGGCGGTGACGGTGCAGAACGCCAGCCTGTCCGGTGCCGATGCCGCCAACTATGTGCTCACCTCGACCACCGGCGCCACCAGCGCCACCATCACGCAACGCGAACTGGCGCTGGGCTTCACTGCCGCAGGCAAGACCTATGACGGCAACAGCGCCGCGTCATTGACGATTACCGATAATCGTATCGCCAACGACGTGCTGACGGCAACGGCCAGCGGCGCATTCGCCGACAAGAATGCCGGCAGCAACAAAGTCGTGACGGTGCAAAACGCCAGCCTGTCCGGTACCGATGCCGCCAACTATGTGCTCACCTCGACCACCGGCGCCACTAGCGCCACCATCACGCAACGCGAACTGGCGCTGGGCTTCACTGCCGCCGGCAAGACCTATGACGGCAACAGCGCCGCGTCATTGACGATTACCGATAATCGTATCGCCAACGACGTGCTGACGGCAACGGCCAGCGGCGCATTCGCCGACAAGAATGCCGGCAGCAACAAAGTTGTGACGGTACAGAACGCCAGCCTGTCCGGCCTTGACGCAAGCAATTACACCTTGGGCACGACCGGTGGCACGGCAATGGCCAGCATCGCGCAGCGTACGCTGAACCTGGGCTATACGGGTGTCGACAAGGTGTATGACGGCGTGACCGGCGCGCAGGTGGCGATCAGCGACGACCGCATCGCCGGCGATGTGCTGAGCGCATTGGCCAGCGCGGCGTTTGCCGACAAGAATGCAGGCAGCGGCAAGACGATCACGGTACAGAATGCCAGCCTGTCCGGTAACGATGCTGGTAACTACCGCCTGGCCAACACGACTGGCGCGACCACGGCCACTATTGCCCGCGCGGCATTGACACTGGCCAGCGTCAGCGCCAGCGACAAGGTGTACGACGGCACGCAAGTGGCCAATGTCAGCGGCACCGTGGCGGGCGTGATCGGCCAGGATGCCGTCAGCCTGGCGGGCGGCAGCGGCACGTTTGCCGACCGCAACTATGGCAGCGGCAAGACGGTCAATGTCAGCGGCTTTGGCCTGTCGGGCGCGGATGCCGGCAATTACGCTTTGACCTCGAGCGGCGGCGTGGCCCAGGCCAGCATTGCCCAGCGCGCCCTGTCGACCTGGATCGGCGCGGCCGGTGGCTTGTGGAGCGACGCCGCAAACTGGGAAGGCGGCGTGGCGCCAAGCGGCGCCAATGTGCTGGCGGCCGATTTCGCGGCCAGCACCGGCAACGTGGTGTACACGGCGGCGGCCGGCGACACCGTGCTTGATCGCTTGAGCTCGCGCGGCGGCCTGAACCTCACCGGCGGCAGCCTGCTGGTCAATAATGCGCTGACGGTGGCCAACTATGCGCAGACCGGCGGCTTGCTGGGCGGCCTGGGCAATATGACGGTCAGCAACAGCTTCAGCCAGAGCGCCGGCGCCATCCATATCGGCGGCAACCTGGCCGTGACCCAGGCCGCCGGCGACCTGCGTTTCGCGGCATTGACCGCCAATGCCATCAGCCTGAACGCTGGCGCGGGCTCCATCAGCCAGAGCGGCGCCGTGGTTGCCGGCAGCCTGGCCACGCAATCGCAAACCGGTACCGTGCTGAACGACGCCGGCAACCGTGTCAAGAACTTCAGCGCCGGCAACAGCGGCGCCGGCGGCATTGCCCTGACCAGCACCAGCGCGCCTGACGTGCTGGTGCTGGGTAGCCTGGCGACCGGTTCCGGCGACGTGCGCATCGAAAGCACGGGCGGCATCGAGAGCCACGCCATCAGCACTACCGGCGGCAACGTGAGCCTGATCGCACACAGCCCCGTCAATGTGCAGGGCGTCGTCCAAGGCAACGACGTCACCGTCGATGCCAGCACGGACGTGGCCTTCGGCGATGGCGCGCGCATCAATGCGGCGCGCACCATCGCGGTCACGGCCGGTAGCGGCGTCACCTTTGCCGGCGCAGCCACCCTCGATGTGCAGGCCACGGGCGCTATCAATGTGCTGGCGAAAAACGGCGACCTGACCGCCGCCGAAACCGTGCGCATCAACAGCCGCGGCGCGCCCGTGTCGCTGCTGGCGCCGAATGGCCGGGTCAACGTGCCGGCCTCGGTGCTGGTGGCCGCGCCGGTGACGACGCCCGTGGTGCCGCCAAGCATCATCATCAGCGCCGTCAATACCTTGCCGGCGCTCAGCGCGCAATACAACCCGCTCAACCAGTTCACTACGCCCAACAACGTGGTCACGCCGCTGCTGGCGGGCACCACATCCAAAGAATCGACGAAGGAAGCAACAGATGATGCTCAAAATGGTATCAAGAAGACCTATTGCAACTAG